In Candidatus Eisenbacteria bacterium, the DNA window CTTCAAAGCCTTCGGTGTGCCGCCGTCAAAGCAGGGCGATTATGCCTACCTGTTGCACATTGTCCGCTCGCTGAAGAGCACCGGCAAAGGAGCGTGCATCCTGCCGCACGGCGTGCTGTTCCGCGGCAACGCCGAGGCCGACATCCGCCGCGCCCTCGTGCGCAAAGGCTACATCAAGGGGATCATCGGTCTGCCCGCCAATCTCTTCTACGGGACCGGCATCCCCGCCTGCATCGTCGTCATCGACAAGGAGGACGCCCAGGCCCGCAAGGGCGTCTTCATGATCGACGCCAGCGGCGGTTTTATGAAGGACGGCCCCAAGAATCGCCTGCGCAGCAGGGACATTCACAAAATCGTGGACGTCTTTAACAAACGACTCGACGTCCCGAAATACGCGCGCATGGTTCCCTTCGCGGAGATCGAGCAGAACGAGTTTAACCTCAACCTGCCGCGCTATATCGACAGCCAGACGCCCGAGGATGTGCAGGACATCGCGGGCCACTTGCAGGGCGGCATCCCCGCGGCCGATATCGATGCGCTCCAGCGCTACTGGGACGTCTGCCCAAAGCTCCGGCACTCGCTGTTCAAGAAAGACCGCCCAGGCTACTTCGTTCTCACCGTGGAGAAATCGTCCATCAAATCGGCCATCTACGAGCATCCGGAGTTCGCGGCCTTCATCGCCGGTATGAACGCCCATTTCACTGCCTGGCGCAAGAAGACAGCCGCGAAGCTGAAAGCCTTGAAGGCCGGATGCCATCCCAAGGAGGTCATCGCGGCGCTGGCCGAGGGCTTGCTCGCCCACTACGCCGGCAAGCCGCTTATCGATCCCTACGACATCTATCAGCACCTGATGGATTACTGGGCGGATACCATGCAGGACGACGGATATCTTATCGCCGCCGACGGATGGAAGGCCGAGACCACCCGGATCATCGAAAAGGACAAGAAGGGCAGGGAGAAGGATAAGGGCTGGACCTGTGACCTCGTACCCAAATCCCTCATCGTCGCTCGCTATTTTGTTAAAGATCAAACGGATGTCGATCGGCTCGCCGCCGAGTTGGAGGGCGTCACCGCCCGACTCACCGAGATGGAGGAGGAGCATGGTGGCGAGGACGGTGCCTTGGCCGAACTCGATAAGGTGAACAAAGCCAACGTCGCGAGCAGGCTGAAGGAATTTAAGGGCGACAAGGAGGCGAGGGAAGAAGCGGCCGTACTGAACAAGTGGCTGAAATTGAACAGTAAAGAGGCCGAGCTTAAGAAGCAGCTCAAGGAAGCTGAGGCGGCGCTTGATACAAAAGCCTATGCCCACTATCCAAAGTTGAGCGAGGCCGAGATCAAGACGCTGGTGGTGGACGGCAAGTGGCTCGCGACGCTGGATGCCGCCATCAACGGCGAGATGGATCGTATAAGCCAGCAACTCACCCAGCGCGTGAAGGAACTCGCCGAACGCTACGAAACCCCGATGCCACAGATGGTCAGCCGTGTAGCCAAGCTGGAAGCCAAGGTGAACCGTCATCTAGAGCGGATGGGTTTCTCATGGAAGTGAAGCCCGGCTACAAGCAAACCGAGGTGGGTGTGATTCCGGAGGATTGGGGAGTTATTAGCGCATTCGATGCATGCTCGAAGATTCAGGACGGCACTCACTTCTCGCCTCGGATCGGTGGAAGTGGATACCTCTATGTTACATCCAAGAACATTCGCTTCGGTCACCTAGATATGTCTACTGCCAGCTGGATTGACGCAGCTCAGCATCAGGCTATTTACCGGCGTTGTGATGTGAAGAAAGGTGATCTTCTCCTAACAAAGGATGGAGCAAACACGGGAAACGCCGCACTAAACAACCTTGATGAGGAGTTTAGCCTACTTTCGAGCGTCGCGTTCTTGAGATTCAATCCAAGTAAGCATTGCGCGGGGTATTTTCTGCAACAGGTACTGACGTCGCAGGGCCAGCGCCAAATTCAGGATGCAATGGCGGGCAACGCCATTACTCGTCTAACCCTTGAGAAGATCAACAAACTCCGCTTCCCGACCCCGCCTACCAAACCCGAACAAGAAGCCATCGCCGAGGCGTTGAGCGATGCGGATGCCCTCATTGAATCAATGGAGCAACTCCTCGCCAAGAAGCGCCACCTCAAACAAGGCGCCATGCAGGAATTGCTCACCGGCAAGAAGCGCCTGCCGGGCTTCAGCGGGGAGTGGGAGGTGAAGCGGCTCGACGAACTCGGTCGATGGACAGGTGGCATGACCCCGTCAATGCGAAACCCAGCTTTTTGGCAGGCCGGAACTGTGCCCTGGATTTCGTCCGGGGATGTTAAATCGGCCAGGTTAATTGGGACGGCATCCGCCATCTCAGAATACGCGGTCAAGCAAAGAACCACGACCATGCTTCCAACGGGATCTATCATTGTAGTCACCCGAAGCGGCATTCTCCGAAAGTTTCTCCCTGTTGCGATGAACATGATCCCAATGGCGATCAACCAGGACATTAAGGCGCTTTTGCCGAATTGCCATGTCCTGCCGGATTACGTGCTGCATTCGCTAGCCTACAATGGAGATCGCATCCTCGCTCGGTGCCTGAAGTCTGGCACTACTGTGGAGAGTGTCGAGTTTCCCTGGCTTAAGGCGTTCACAATTCCAATCCCTCCTCTACCGGAACAAACCGCCATCGCCGCCATTCTCTCCGACATGGACACAGAGATCACCACATTGGAAGCCAAGCTCTACAAGACTCGGCAGATCAAGCAGGGCATGATGCAGGAACTGCTGACCGGGAGGATCCGTCTCGCATGAGCACTGTCGGCCAACCAGAACGGGCTACGCAAAACAGGGTCATCTCCCTGTTCCGCGACGAGCTGGGTTACCGCTACCTCGGCGACTGGACCGACCGCGACGGCAACAGCAACATCGAGGAAGAACTGCTCACGGCATGGCTGACAAAGAGCGGTTACAAACCAGCGCAGATCAGTGTCGCCTTGCATAAGCTCCGCACCGAGGCGGACAACCACAGCCGCACGCTCTACGGCAATAACCAATCCGTCTACAACCTGCTGCGCTACGGCGTCCCGGTAAAGATTGAGGCGGGCAAGGTGACGGAAACCGTCCATCTCATCAACTGGCGGAAGCCGGAGCAAAACGACTTTGTCATCGCCGAGGAGGTGACGCTCAAGGGGAACCAGGAGCGGCGTCCCGACATCGTGCTCTATGTGAACGGCATCGCCGTCAGCGTGCTGGAGTTGAAGAACAGCCGCGTGAGCATCGGAGACGGCATCCGTCAGAATCTTTCGAACCAGCAGCCTGAGTTTAACGCTTGGTTCTTCAGCACGGTGCAGTTCATCTTCGCAGGCAACGATTCCGAAGGTTTGAAGTACGGCACCATCGGCACACCGGAGAAGTATTTCCTGAAGTGGAAGGAAGACGAGCAGGACGACAGCCGCTTCAAGCTGGACAAATACCTGCTCAGGATGTGTCGCAAGGACCGGCTGATCGAGCTGATCCACGACTTCGTCCTTTTCGACGGCGGGGTGAAGAAGCTGCCGCGCGCGCACCAGTATTTCGGCGTCAAGGCCGCGCAGGCGGTGGTGCGCAAGAAGAAGGGCGGCATCATCTGGCACACGCAGGGGAGCGGCAAGAGCATCGTGATGGTGATGCTCGCGAAGTGGATCCTGGAAAACAATCCTAATGCCCGCGTCGCCA includes these proteins:
- a CDS encoding restriction endonuclease subunit S, which produces MEVKPGYKQTEVGVIPEDWGVISAFDACSKIQDGTHFSPRIGGSGYLYVTSKNIRFGHLDMSTASWIDAAQHQAIYRRCDVKKGDLLLTKDGANTGNAALNNLDEEFSLLSSVAFLRFNPSKHCAGYFLQQVLTSQGQRQIQDAMAGNAITRLTLEKINKLRFPTPPTKPEQEAIAEALSDADALIESMEQLLAKKRHLKQGAMQELLTGKKRLPGFSGEWEVKRLDELGRWTGGMTPSMRNPAFWQAGTVPWISSGDVKSARLIGTASAISEYAVKQRTTTMLPTGSIIVVTRSGILRKFLPVAMNMIPMAINQDIKALLPNCHVLPDYVLHSLAYNGDRILARCLKSGTTVESVEFPWLKAFTIPIPPLPEQTAIAAILSDMDTEITTLEAKLYKTRQIKQGMMQELLTGRIRLA
- a CDS encoding HsdR family type I site-specific deoxyribonuclease; this encodes MSTVGQPERATQNRVISLFRDELGYRYLGDWTDRDGNSNIEEELLTAWLTKSGYKPAQISVALHKLRTEADNHSRTLYGNNQSVYNLLRYGVPVKIEAGKVTETVHLINWRKPEQNDFVIAEEVTLKGNQERRPDIVLYVNGIAVSVLELKNSRVSIGDGIRQNLSNQQPEFNAWFFSTVQFIFAGNDSEGLKYGTIGTPEKYFLKWKEDEQDDSRFKLDKYLLRMCRKDRLIELIHDFVLFDGGVKKLPRAHQYFGVKAAQAVVRKKKGGIIWHTQGSGKSIVMVMLAKWILENNPNARVAIITDRDELDKQIERVFKETGEAIKRTRSGRGLMKLLGQAAPRLLCSLVHKFGRQGVDDFDDFIKDLEAQPSPTVGEVFVFVDECHRTQSGKLHRVMKAMMPNAVFIGFTGTPLLMKDKATSQEVFGKYIHTYKFSEGVEDGVVLDLVYEARDIDQRLGSEEKIDAWFDAKTRG
- a CDS encoding type I restriction-modification system subunit M, whose translation is MALKKSELYSSLWSSCDELRGGMDASQYKDYVLVLLFIKYVSDKYAGQPFAPITIPPGASFKKMVALKGKSDIGDQINKKIIAPLANANKLSDFPDFNDAAKLGSGKEMVDRLTNLIAIFENPALDFSKNRADDDDILGDAYEYLMRHFATESGKSKGQFYTPAEVSRIMAQISGIRTTKTSAATTVYDPTCGSGSLLLKVGTEAGTPVTLYGQEKDAATSGLARMNMILHNNPTALIVQGNTLADPKFKDGDTLKTFNYVVANPPFSDKRWSTGLDPLNDPFERFKAFGVPPSKQGDYAYLLHIVRSLKSTGKGACILPHGVLFRGNAEADIRRALVRKGYIKGIIGLPANLFYGTGIPACIVVIDKEDAQARKGVFMIDASGGFMKDGPKNRLRSRDIHKIVDVFNKRLDVPKYARMVPFAEIEQNEFNLNLPRYIDSQTPEDVQDIAGHLQGGIPAADIDALQRYWDVCPKLRHSLFKKDRPGYFVLTVEKSSIKSAIYEHPEFAAFIAGMNAHFTAWRKKTAAKLKALKAGCHPKEVIAALAEGLLAHYAGKPLIDPYDIYQHLMDYWADTMQDDGYLIAADGWKAETTRIIEKDKKGREKDKGWTCDLVPKSLIVARYFVKDQTDVDRLAAELEGVTARLTEMEEEHGGEDGALAELDKVNKANVASRLKEFKGDKEAREEAAVLNKWLKLNSKEAELKKQLKEAEAALDTKAYAHYPKLSEAEIKTLVVDGKWLATLDAAINGEMDRISQQLTQRVKELAERYETPMPQMVSRVAKLEAKVNRHLERMGFSWK